A region of Thermococcus argininiproducens DNA encodes the following proteins:
- a CDS encoding L-arabinose isomerase family protein — MKVGIAFGISEIADPKAFEEKASKFLMKLVDEFEIEGGTFISSKSDTREVDFKDVDIIVIYPLTGGTENALKEFVYYRKPIILFGDSFNNSIAAAIELREYFRDNLIPTALVKSISELKAAILGYEDIKNMLDKFLNIRLGLIGRTSIWLINENFGLPYIHISLKKFYEYYDGTTEAEGWKAVEEIIAKAKEIKEPQREDLVKAGRIYVALKRIINDYKLDGFAIGCFEMLNKLNATPCLALAMLNAEGIPAACEGELNSLLGMLIVRKFFDKPAFMGNIADYGENHIILAHCTAPLIASYILRSHFESGKGVGVAVSLPKGKASLLKIRGRKAVVAGVEVLGQERSKHRCRTQLKLKIEEAKDFIDGTLGNHHLLVYVDSEELADLLSELGFEVMLY, encoded by the coding sequence ATGAAAGTAGGAATAGCGTTTGGGATTAGTGAAATAGCAGACCCTAAGGCCTTTGAAGAAAAAGCTTCCAAGTTTTTAATGAAACTTGTGGATGAATTTGAAATAGAAGGTGGCACTTTTATATCTTCAAAATCGGACACTAGAGAGGTAGACTTTAAGGATGTAGACATCATTGTTATTTATCCCCTTACAGGAGGAACTGAAAATGCGTTGAAAGAATTTGTTTATTATAGAAAGCCGATAATTCTTTTTGGAGACTCTTTCAATAACTCCATTGCTGCAGCTATTGAGCTTAGGGAATATTTTAGGGACAACCTAATCCCGACAGCACTTGTGAAGAGCATTAGTGAACTAAAAGCAGCCATTTTAGGGTATGAGGATATAAAAAACATGCTTGATAAATTCCTCAACATTAGATTGGGTCTTATAGGAAGGACTTCGATTTGGCTGATAAATGAGAACTTCGGACTTCCTTATATTCATATAAGTTTGAAAAAATTCTACGAGTATTATGATGGAACTACTGAAGCGGAAGGCTGGAAGGCTGTGGAGGAAATTATTGCAAAAGCCAAGGAGATTAAAGAACCACAAAGAGAAGATCTTGTAAAAGCTGGTAGAATATATGTGGCTCTTAAGAGAATAATTAATGATTACAAATTGGATGGGTTTGCCATAGGATGCTTTGAAATGCTTAACAAACTTAATGCAACTCCCTGTTTGGCATTAGCAATGCTGAATGCAGAGGGGATTCCTGCTGCGTGTGAAGGAGAGCTAAATTCCCTATTAGGGATGCTTATAGTGAGAAAATTCTTTGACAAACCAGCTTTTATGGGCAACATAGCAGATTATGGAGAGAACCATATAATCTTGGCCCATTGTACTGCTCCACTAATTGCCAGCTATATTTTAAGGTCACACTTTGAAAGTGGGAAAGGTGTAGGCGTTGCAGTAAGTCTTCCAAAAGGGAAGGCCTCTTTACTAAAAATTAGAGGAAGAAAGGCAGTGGTAGCAGGAGTTGAAGTTTTGGGCCAAGAGAGGAGTAAGCATAGATGTAGGACCCAATTAAAGCTTAAAATAGAAGAAGCAAAAGATTTCATTGATGGAACTCTTGGAAACCATCACCTGCTAGTGTATGTGGATAGTGAAGAGCTTGCGGACCTTTTGAGTGAACTTGGTTTTGAAGTTATGCTTTACTAG
- a CDS encoding class III signal peptide-containing protein, with translation MKRNAQAAIEYLMMVAIILIIVFVVIRIVRQTVLNAAQNIQNLTQTIIQELEKAREGGG, from the coding sequence ATGAAAAGGAATGCCCAAGCAGCCATAGAATATTTGATGATGGTAGCTATTATATTGATAATTGTTTTTGTGGTAATTCGAATAGTTAGGCAAACTGTATTAAATGCGGCTCAAAACATTCAAAACTTAACTCAGACAATTATTCAAGAATTAGAAAAGGCAAGAGAGGGAGGAGGTTAA
- the rpl12p gene encoding 50S ribosomal protein P1 has product MEYVYAALLLHAAGKEITEENIKNLLQAAGVEVDDARVKALVAALEGVNIEEVIEKAAMPVAVAAAPAAAPAAEAAAEEAPAEEEEEEEEKEEEALAGLGALFG; this is encoded by the coding sequence ATGGAGTATGTATACGCTGCTTTATTGTTACACGCTGCTGGTAAGGAGATAACTGAGGAGAACATAAAGAACCTCCTTCAAGCTGCTGGTGTGGAAGTTGATGATGCAAGAGTGAAGGCTCTAGTTGCAGCCCTTGAGGGAGTTAACATTGAGGAAGTTATTGAGAAAGCTGCAATGCCAGTTGCAGTTGCAGCTGCTCCAGCTGCAGCTCCAGCTGCTGAGGCTGCAGCAGAGGAAGCTCCAGCAGAAGAGGAAGAAGAGGAAGAGGAGAAGGAAGAAGAGGCGCTTGCTGGACTTGGTGCACTCTTCGGCTGA
- a CDS encoding 50S ribosomal protein L11 translates to MAKKQIVEVLVEGGKATPGPPLGPAIGPLGLNVKQVVDRINEATKDFAGMQVPVKIIVDPVTRQFEIEVGTPPVSQLIKKELSLEKGSDEPTRNIVGNLTMEQVIKIARAKKQQMLAADLKAAAKEVIGTALSMGVTIEGKDPREVQKEIDEGIYDEVFAKEE, encoded by the coding sequence ATGGCAAAGAAACAAATCGTTGAGGTGTTAGTTGAAGGTGGTAAAGCTACTCCCGGTCCTCCATTGGGTCCAGCTATTGGTCCACTGGGATTAAATGTTAAGCAAGTTGTTGACAGAATAAACGAGGCAACAAAAGACTTTGCTGGAATGCAAGTACCGGTCAAGATTATTGTTGATCCAGTGACGAGGCAATTTGAGATAGAAGTGGGGACTCCACCAGTAAGCCAACTCATAAAGAAGGAACTAAGTCTAGAAAAAGGATCGGATGAACCTACAAGAAACATTGTGGGTAATCTAACAATGGAGCAAGTAATTAAAATTGCAAGGGCAAAGAAACAGCAAATGCTAGCAGCTGACTTAAAAGCAGCTGCCAAGGAGGTTATTGGAACAGCTTTAAGCATGGGTGTCACTATTGAAGGCAAGGATCCAAGAGAAGTGCAGAAAGAGATTGATGAAGGAATTTATGATGAAGTATTTGCAAAGGAAGAGTGA
- a CDS encoding DNA-directed RNA polymerase subunit H: MTAKKTFTIFDHVLVPEHRVLNEEEKEELLKKYNIKPSQLPQIKASDPAVQALEAKVGDVIEIKRKSPTAGVYYYYRIVVED; this comes from the coding sequence GTGACGGCGAAAAAAACCTTTACAATATTTGATCATGTGTTAGTTCCTGAGCATAGGGTACTAAATGAGGAAGAGAAGGAAGAATTACTGAAAAAATACAATATTAAGCCTTCTCAGTTACCACAAATCAAAGCAAGTGATCCGGCAGTTCAGGCACTTGAGGCTAAGGTTGGGGATGTAATAGAAATAAAAAGAAAAAGCCCTACTGCGGGGGTTTATTACTATTATAGAATTGTTGTTGAAGATTGA
- a CDS encoding transcription elongation factor Spt5 — protein sequence MSENKIFAVRVTVGQEENTAKLIYSKAKTYGLPIMAILSPSKVRGYIFVEAIEKAAVDEAIRGIRHAKGTLPGPISFGEIEHFLEEKPAVSGFEPGDIVELIAGPFKGEKAKVVRVDESKDEIVVELIGAIVPIPVTVRGEYVRLISKRSEE from the coding sequence ATGAGTGAGAACAAAATATTTGCAGTACGTGTAACAGTAGGTCAAGAGGAGAATACAGCTAAGCTTATTTACAGTAAGGCCAAAACTTACGGCTTGCCCATTATGGCTATATTATCTCCCTCAAAAGTTAGGGGGTATATTTTTGTTGAGGCCATAGAAAAAGCTGCTGTGGATGAGGCAATAAGAGGCATCAGGCATGCAAAAGGTACACTTCCAGGACCAATCTCATTTGGTGAAATAGAGCATTTTCTAGAAGAGAAACCTGCTGTTAGTGGATTTGAGCCAGGAGATATCGTTGAATTAATTGCTGGTCCATTTAAGGGTGAGAAAGCTAAAGTTGTCAGAGTTGATGAATCAAAAGATGAGATTGTTGTTGAACTAATTGGGGCAATAGTACCAATCCCCGTAACTGTTAGAGGAGAATACGTTAGGCTTATAAGCAAACGCTCAGAGGAGTAG
- a CDS encoding 50S ribosomal protein L1 yields the protein MAFDRQKIVEAVKEAKARAKPRNFTQTFEVAVNLKDIDLKKPENRFKLEVVLPHGRGKEPKIAVIADGAVAEAAKKLGLRVISGEELEELGSNPRAARKIAKNYDFFIAAAPLMPKIGRYLGRYLGPRNKMPVVVPPMVTDLTPFVEKLKKTVRIQLKNNPVVHAPVGTEAMEDEKLAENIETVLNAIIGKLERGENQVKSAYVKTTMGPAVKIEG from the coding sequence ATGGCCTTTGATAGGCAAAAAATCGTGGAAGCGGTGAAGGAGGCAAAGGCCCGGGCTAAGCCGCGTAACTTCACACAGACCTTCGAAGTGGCAGTAAACCTCAAGGATATTGACCTTAAAAAACCTGAGAATAGGTTTAAGCTTGAGGTTGTTCTGCCACATGGTCGTGGGAAGGAACCAAAAATCGCGGTCATCGCTGATGGTGCCGTTGCCGAGGCGGCTAAAAAGCTCGGGCTTAGGGTAATTAGTGGTGAGGAATTGGAAGAATTGGGGAGCAATCCAAGGGCTGCGAGGAAAATAGCAAAGAACTACGACTTTTTCATTGCGGCTGCCCCATTGATGCCAAAAATTGGTAGGTACTTGGGTAGATATTTAGGTCCAAGAAACAAAATGCCTGTAGTAGTTCCTCCAATGGTAACAGACCTTACCCCATTCGTTGAGAAACTTAAAAAGACCGTTAGAATACAACTTAAGAACAATCCAGTAGTCCATGCTCCAGTTGGTACTGAGGCTATGGAAGACGAGAAACTTGCTGAAAACATTGAGACAGTACTCAATGCAATAATAGGAAAACTTGAGAGGGGAGAAAACCAAGTCAAGTCAGCATACGTCAAAACAACAATGGGCCCAGCTGTAAAAATAGAGGGGTGA
- a CDS encoding 50S ribosomal protein L10 encodes MAHVAEWKKKEVEELAELIKSYPVVALVDVADVPAYPLSKMRESLRGKAIFRVSRNTLIEIALRKAAQELGNPEIEKLVDYIQGGAGILVTEMNPFKLYKFLEESKKPAPAKPGVPAPRDIVVPAGPTPLSPGPLVGEMQALGIPARIEKGKVSIQKDTVVLKTGEIITPQLANILNQLGIEPLEVGLKLLAAYEDGIVYTPEVLAIDEEQYISMLQQAYMHAFNLSVNVAYPTKQTIEAIIQKAFLGAKNVAVEAGYVTKETAGDILGKAFRIALLIAQELPEELLDEKTKELLNQQAQVIAAQPQPAEEAEEKVEEEEEEEKEEEEALAGLGALFG; translated from the coding sequence ATGGCTCATGTTGCTGAGTGGAAGAAAAAAGAAGTAGAAGAACTTGCTGAGCTTATCAAAAGTTACCCAGTAGTTGCACTGGTAGATGTGGCAGATGTTCCAGCTTATCCATTATCAAAGATGAGAGAGAGCCTTAGGGGTAAGGCAATTTTCAGGGTTTCAAGAAATACATTAATTGAAATTGCCCTCAGAAAAGCAGCACAAGAACTTGGAAATCCTGAGATTGAGAAGCTTGTTGATTACATTCAGGGTGGAGCAGGAATACTTGTAACTGAGATGAATCCATTTAAGCTCTATAAATTCCTTGAAGAAAGCAAAAAGCCAGCTCCAGCAAAACCTGGGGTTCCAGCACCAAGAGACATTGTAGTTCCAGCAGGTCCGACACCACTATCCCCCGGACCTCTTGTTGGTGAGATGCAAGCTTTGGGAATTCCTGCAAGAATTGAGAAAGGTAAGGTATCAATACAAAAAGATACAGTTGTATTAAAAACAGGCGAGATTATAACTCCTCAACTGGCTAATATACTTAATCAGCTTGGAATTGAGCCTCTTGAAGTAGGTCTCAAGCTACTCGCAGCTTATGAGGATGGTATTGTTTACACTCCAGAGGTACTTGCAATTGATGAAGAACAATACATTAGCATGCTTCAACAAGCTTATATGCACGCGTTTAACTTGTCAGTTAATGTGGCATATCCAACGAAGCAAACAATTGAAGCAATTATACAAAAGGCATTCCTGGGTGCAAAGAATGTCGCTGTGGAAGCAGGTTATGTTACCAAAGAGACTGCTGGAGATATACTTGGCAAGGCCTTCAGAATTGCATTGCTCATAGCTCAAGAGTTACCAGAGGAGTTGCTTGACGAGAAGACCAAAGAGCTTTTAAACCAACAAGCACAAGTTATAGCGGCTCAGCCTCAGCCAGCTGAAGAGGCTGAGGAAAAAGTTGAAGAAGAAGAGGAAGAGGAGAAGGAAGAAGAGGAGGCTCTCGCTGGCTTGGGAGCCTTATTTGGCTGA
- a CDS encoding D-aminoacyl-tRNA deacylase, with amino-acid sequence MKVVMTTKVDLASMNIRQKLTENFGFKETDQEFDDSVVYQNRETILLTTNREMIYYDNLDLEIKRQLGITPEIIIFASRHSSQQRLPALTTHVTGNWGKAMYGGKDDSLALSQPIAMKLALLKLNELNDLGWTVCYEATHHGPSELNVPSLFIEIGSSEEEWKNDKAGEIVAETILYVINNYDRNHNFKTVIGIGGGHYAPKQTKTALDSELAFSHIVAKYAHPISKEMLLKAINRTSGVVNGIYVDWKGSKGETKQVARAIAEEFDLEFIKD; translated from the coding sequence ATGAAAGTTGTAATGACAACAAAAGTGGATTTGGCTTCTATGAACATCAGACAAAAATTAACTGAAAATTTCGGATTTAAAGAAACCGATCAAGAATTTGATGATAGTGTGGTCTATCAGAACAGAGAGACCATCTTATTAACTACAAATAGGGAAATGATATACTATGATAACCTTGATTTGGAGATAAAAAGACAGCTTGGAATAACCCCTGAGATTATAATATTTGCATCAAGGCACTCAAGTCAGCAAAGATTGCCCGCTTTAACAACACATGTTACAGGTAACTGGGGAAAAGCTATGTATGGAGGAAAAGATGATAGTTTGGCCCTTTCCCAACCAATAGCGATGAAACTGGCACTTTTAAAGCTAAATGAACTTAATGATTTGGGATGGACAGTGTGTTATGAGGCCACGCACCACGGACCAAGTGAACTTAATGTGCCCTCTTTATTTATAGAAATTGGATCTAGCGAGGAGGAGTGGAAAAATGATAAAGCAGGGGAGATCGTTGCAGAGACTATCTTGTACGTGATTAATAATTATGATAGAAATCACAACTTTAAAACAGTGATTGGGATCGGTGGTGGTCATTATGCTCCAAAACAAACCAAGACTGCGCTAGATTCGGAACTTGCATTTTCTCACATAGTGGCAAAATATGCACATCCTATTTCAAAGGAGATGCTTCTTAAAGCTATAAACAGGACTTCAGGTGTAGTAAATGGTATTTATGTGGATTGGAAGGGTAGTAAAGGGGAAACGAAACAGGTGGCTAGAGCTATTGCAGAAGAATTTGATTTGGAGTTTATTAAGGACTAA
- the dcd gene encoding dCTP deaminase gives MILPDHKIRKEILIEPFNEKSLQPAGYDLRVGKEAMVNGKFIDVEKEGKVTIPPKGHALILTLERVKLPDDVMGDMRLRSTFAREGLLGSFAWVDPGWDGNLTLALFNSSEEEVVLYYGERFVQIAFHCLEEPSSKPYRGTYQGSQHLKLSKRKMK, from the coding sequence ATGATACTCCCAGATCATAAAATTAGAAAGGAAATACTGATTGAACCTTTCAACGAGAAATCTCTTCAACCGGCAGGCTACGATCTGAGGGTTGGAAAAGAAGCTATGGTAAATGGGAAGTTCATAGATGTCGAAAAAGAAGGGAAAGTGACTATTCCTCCTAAAGGTCATGCACTAATACTAACCCTAGAAAGAGTGAAACTCCCCGATGATGTCATGGGTGACATGAGGCTAAGAAGCACCTTTGCACGGGAAGGTCTTTTAGGAAGTTTTGCTTGGGTCGATCCAGGATGGGACGGAAACCTCACCTTGGCACTGTTCAACTCCTCTGAAGAAGAGGTGGTGCTTTACTACGGAGAAAGATTTGTACAAATAGCATTCCACTGCCTTGAAGAACCCTCAAGCAAACCGTACCGTGGCACTTACCAAGGAAGCCAACATTTAAAACTTTCAAAAAGAAAAATGAAATGA
- the ftsZ gene encoding cell division protein FtsZ, with the protein MLKLIENAIERTSAGASTPVEVQTPTSDIDEELKKILEQVQAKIYVIGVGGAGCNTINRMMEVGIQGARVIAVNTDAQDLLKIRAHKKILIGKDLTRGLGAGNNPKVGEEAAKESERDIRDALEGADMVFITCGLGGGTGTGAAPIVAELAKKMGALTVSVVTLPFTVEGIRRIKNAEYGLERLRKNSDTVIVIPNDKLMEVAPNLPIQMAFKVSDEILVQAVKGITELITRPGLINLDFADVRAVMKDGGIAMIGIGESDSEKRALEAANQALNSPLLDVDISGAKGALISIAGSDVKLEEAQQIIELVTSKLDPEAQVIWGIQLDHDLEKTIRVMVVVTGVSSPYAVVEEAEAPYSFEEERKIVKIDLTEL; encoded by the coding sequence ATGTTGAAATTGATTGAAAATGCAATAGAAAGAACATCTGCAGGAGCAAGTACTCCAGTTGAAGTTCAAACACCAACTTCTGACATTGATGAAGAACTTAAGAAAATTCTGGAACAAGTGCAAGCAAAAATCTATGTTATTGGTGTTGGTGGGGCTGGATGTAATACTATCAATAGGATGATGGAAGTTGGAATTCAAGGAGCAAGAGTAATTGCTGTCAATACTGATGCTCAAGATCTTTTAAAGATAAGAGCCCATAAAAAAATCCTGATTGGAAAGGACCTTACAAGAGGACTTGGTGCAGGAAACAATCCAAAAGTTGGTGAAGAAGCGGCGAAAGAGAGTGAAAGGGATATTAGGGATGCTCTTGAAGGGGCCGATATGGTGTTCATCACTTGTGGTCTTGGTGGGGGTACTGGTACTGGTGCGGCCCCAATAGTTGCTGAGCTTGCAAAGAAAATGGGAGCTCTAACAGTTTCAGTAGTCACACTCCCATTCACAGTTGAGGGAATAAGAAGAATTAAAAATGCAGAGTATGGTCTTGAAAGACTCAGAAAGAACAGTGATACTGTAATTGTGATCCCCAATGATAAACTTATGGAAGTTGCCCCGAATTTGCCAATTCAAATGGCATTTAAGGTTTCAGATGAGATTCTTGTGCAAGCTGTTAAAGGCATTACAGAGCTCATAACCAGACCAGGTCTAATCAACTTGGACTTTGCTGATGTAAGGGCTGTGATGAAAGACGGTGGCATTGCTATGATTGGTATTGGAGAGAGTGACAGTGAAAAGAGGGCATTAGAAGCCGCAAACCAGGCTTTGAACAGTCCTCTCTTGGACGTTGATATAAGCGGTGCTAAGGGAGCATTGATAAGTATTGCTGGAAGCGATGTTAAACTTGAGGAGGCCCAACAGATAATAGAACTGGTTACAAGTAAACTTGATCCAGAAGCCCAGGTTATTTGGGGAATTCAGTTAGATCATGATCTTGAGAAGACAATAAGAGTGATGGTCGTTGTTACTGGAGTAAGCTCCCCATATGCTGTTGTTGAGGAGGCAGAGGCACCATATTCTTTTGAAGAGGAAAGAAAGATCGTTAAAATTGATTTAACTGAGCTTTAG
- a CDS encoding protein translocase SEC61 complex subunit gamma → MAESYMEKFKSFLSESKRVFLVTKKPGWKEYKLAAKITGIGIILVGIIGMLIRVIGSLVQGT, encoded by the coding sequence ATGGCAGAGAGCTATATGGAAAAGTTTAAGAGTTTCCTCTCTGAGTCCAAGAGGGTTTTCCTAGTCACAAAAAAACCGGGTTGGAAAGAATACAAACTTGCTGCTAAAATAACGGGCATTGGGATAATTTTGGTTGGTATTATTGGGATGCTCATCCGTGTTATTGGCTCTTTAGTTCAAGGAACTTGA